The Onthophagus taurus isolate NC chromosome 2, IU_Otau_3.0, whole genome shotgun sequence genome includes a window with the following:
- the LOC111425838 gene encoding cytochrome P450 4C1-like, translating into MWHILFGLSIVFLFYYFTIFIKWRKNIYNDIEKIPGPKTYPLIGTLYHFFGAQRHDIYRILAEITAKYKPFYRMWNARIPEIHIMKPDHVEQIMSSSVQIRKGSRYRFVKRWLGDGLLLSDGAKWHQRRKLITPTFHFKILENFMDVFSENSNILIDHLETKCDGVGFDVYPYITHCTLDIICETAMGVSINAMTDRNSNYAKAIYRTTQLVIKRIFSAIQQTPLYPLMESGKAFETNLKIMHDFTDKVIKERRKLLNENPLPTENTNDVDFTMKKKRLSFLNLLLDKSYNLSDGDIREEVDTFMFAGHDTTTGAICWSLFVFANNPDIQEKVYEEVKNVLHDKKVPSCISELNEMRYLECCVKETLRLYPSVPNIGRSIVEDITLDGYRIPKGSDCIIHIFDSHRNPEIFPNPEKFDPDRFLPENSIKRHPYAYIPFSAGPRNCIGQKFAMYEEKTLLASIIRSFKILPVDTMDSVKLTFELILRPVDGMKIRLEKRTDYFWSKNLSSYWNFVPFLRGESIRHISNFIRNNNEIQTVLSIMERFNTRSSRNETRTSRGKTDRKWLGDGLLLSDGTKWHQRRKLITPTFHFKILDNFMDIFTENSKILIDHLETKCDCEGFDIYPYIAHCALDIICETAMGVSINAMTDRNSNYAGAIYRTSQLVIKRMFSAIHQTKLYPLMKSGRAFNQNLKIMHGFTDKVIKERRKLLNENPMSIDNSNDVDFTMKKKRLSFLDLLLDESYNLSDSDIREEVDTFMFEGHDTTTGAICWSLFLLANNPDIQEKVYEEVKNVLHDKKVPTSISELNEMRYLECCVKEALRLYPSVPAIVRSVVEDINIDGYRIPKGTDCVIHIYDAHKNPEIFPNPEIFDPDRFIAENTIKRHPYAYIPFSAGPRNCIGQKFAMYEEKTLLASIIRSFNVLPIDTKDTVKLVFELTLRSVNGIKIRLEKRVD; encoded by the exons ATGTGGCACATTCTATTCGGTTTGAGTATAGTGTTtctattttactattttaccatttttataaaatggagaaaaaacatatataaCGATATTGAAAAGATTCCTGGACCGAAAACTTATCCCCTTATTGGAACTTTGTACCATTTTTTCGGAGCGCAACGACATGACATATATCGAATTTTAGCAGAAATAACGGCTAAGTATAAACCGTTTTATCGTATGTGGAACGCTCGCATCCCGGAAATTCATATAATGAAACCTGATCATGTAGAG CAAATAATGTCGAGTTCCGTTCAAATTAGGAAAGGATCGCGTTACCGATTCGTAAAAAGATGGTTAGGGGATGGTTTATTATTGAGTGATGGCGCTAAATGGCATCAACGTAGAAAATTAATAACCCCTACTTTCCATTTTAAAATTCTAGAGAACTTTATGGACGTGTTTTCAGAAAATAGTAATATTCTAATTGATCATTTAGAAACGAAATGTGATGGGGTAGGATTTGATGTTTATCCTTACATTACACATTGTACGTTAGATATTATATGTG AAACAGCAATGGGGGTCTCCATAAATGCTATGACGGACAGAAATAGTAATTACGCTAAAGCAATATACAG AACAACTCAATTGGTTATCAAAAGAATATTCTCAGCTATACAACAAACACCACTATATCCTTTGATGGAAAGCGGAAAAGCCTTTGAAACAAACTTGAAAATTATGCACGACTTCACCGATAAAGTAAtcaaagaaagaagaaaattgttaaatgAAAATCCATTACCTACTGAAAATACGAATGATGTCGATTTTACGATGAAAAAGAAACGCTTATCtttcttaaatcttttattagaTAAATCTTATAATCTTTCCGATGGTGACATTCGTGAGGAAGTGGACACTTTTATGTTTGCAGGACATGACACTACTACAGGTGCTATTTGTTGGAGTTTATTCGTATTCGCAAATAACCCCGACATAcaggaaaaagtttatgaagaagttaaaaatgtaCTACATGATAAAAAAGTACCTAGTTGTATATCTGAATTAAACGAAATGAGATATTTGGAGTGTTGTgttaaagaaactttaagaTTATATCCAAGTGTCCCAAATATTGGGAGAAGCATTGTAGAGGATATAACATTAg atggATATCGAATTCCAAAAGGATCTGATTGCATCATACACATATTCGACTCTCATAGAAATCCTGAAATATTTCCAAACCCCGAAAAGTTTGACCCGGATAGATTCTTACCTGAGAATAGTATCAAAAGACATCCCTATGCTTATATCCCATTTAGCGCTGGACCTAGAAATTGTATCGGACAAAAATTCGCTATGTACGaagaaaaaacattattagCTTCCATAATTCGATCGTTTAAAATTCTACCTGTTGATACAATGGATTCAGTAAAATTGACGTTTGAGTTAATTTTACGACCTGTTGATGGAATGAAAATTCGATTGGAGAAAAGAACTGATT atttctgGTCCAAAAACTTATCCTCTTATTGGAACTTTGTACCATTTCTTCGGGGCGAATCGATACGACATATCTCGAATTTTATCAGAAATAACAACGAAATACAAACCGTTTTATCGATTATGGAACGCTTTAATACCAGAAGTtcacgtaatgaaaccagaaCATCTCGAGGTAAGACAGATAGAAAATGGCTAGGGGATGGTTTATTATTGAGTGATGGTACTAAATGGCATCAACGTAGAAAACTTATTACGCCAACTTTCCATTTTAAAATCCTAGACAACTTTATGGATATCTTTAcagaaaatagtaaaattcTCATAGATCAtttagaaacaaaatgtgattGTGAAGGATTTGATATTTACCCTTACATTGCGCACTGCGCTTTAGATATAATATGTG aAACAGCAATGGGAGTTTCTATAAACGCTATGACTGACAGAAATAGCAATTATGCTGGAGCAATATACAG aACGAGTCAATTGGTTATAAAAAGAATGTTCTCAGCTATACACCAAACCAAACTATATCCATTGATGAAAAGCGGAAGAGCTTttaatcaaaacttaaaaattatgcATGGCTTCACTGATAAAGTAAtcaaagaaagaagaaaattgcTAAATGAAAACCCAATGTCCATTGATAATTCGAACGATGTCGATTTCACGATGAAAAAGAAACGCTTATCTTTCTTAGATCTTTTATTAGATGAATCTTATAATCTCTCCGATAGTGATATTCGTGAAGAAGTGGATACCTTTATGTTTGAAGGACATGACACCACTACAGGTGCTATTTGTtggagtttatttttattagcaAATAACCCCGACATAcaggaaaaagtttatgaagaagttaaaaatgtaCTACACGATAAAAAAGTACCAACTTCGATAtctgaattaaatgaaatgagATATTTGGAATGTTGTGTAAAAGAAGCTTTAAGATTATATCCTAGTGTACCGGCAATTGTAAGAAGTGTTGTAGAAGATATAAACATAG ATGGTTACCGTATTCCAAAAGGAACGGATTGTGTAATTCATATTTACGATGCCCATAAAAATCCTGAGATATTTCCAAATCCGGAAATATTTGACCCGGATAGATTCATAGCTGAAAATACCATAAAAAGACATCCCTATGCCTATATACCATTTAGCGCTGGTCCCAGAAACTGCATAGGACAGAAGTTTGCTATGTACGAAGAAAAAACATTGTTAGCTTCCATTATTCGGTCATTTAATGTTCTGCCTATTGATACAAAGGATACAGTTAAGTTGGTCTTTGAGTTAACTTTACGGTCAGTTAATGGAATAAAAATTCGATTGGAGAAGAGGGTCGATTAA